One Nerophis lumbriciformis linkage group LG21, RoL_Nlum_v2.1, whole genome shotgun sequence DNA segment encodes these proteins:
- the LOC133620982 gene encoding uncharacterized protein, with product MRTDSPEHLPEQQEWTSTMEQAEPQLFYIKEEEEMPPQIKEEAQEPKQPHIKEEEEPHTCCIKEENESQPTPSLQRKISHNSPHIKEESQPPHFKEEEEEHSISQEGEHLERLEEVDVPRMPLTGVIVKSEDDEVKGESEEKREVEPPGSSSTQHMTTEADGDHCGGSQADRLLAPLSDSDDTTSHSPDTEDEDSNADKTCHTDNTRFTCSHCDKTFNHQSYLKAHMRRHTGEMLFSCSICGKGFTQRQCLKKHTRIHTGEKPFRCSICGKGFVQSHDLKRHMRTHTGEKPYPCSSCKKIFSDRSALVKHTRTHTGEKTVACSDCNKSFCGRSNLVAHMRIHSGEKPFSCSVCGKDFTQRQHLITHTRTHTGEKPFSCSECGREFGQNKVLKEHMKIHTGEKPFSCSVCDKVFVRRQYLKVHMKMHTGEKTLSCSICGKSFKDADCLKIHMEMHTGEKPFTCTICCKHFMRRRYVKIHMRTHTGEKVLSCSVCDERFSYKYQCKKHKCAGENSSSK from the exons ATGAGGACTGACTCTCCAG AACATCTCCCTGAGCAGCAGGAGTGGACCTCAACGATGGAGCAGGCTGAGCCCCAACTTTTCtatattaaagaggaagaggagatgCCCCCACAAATAAAAGAGGAAGCGCAGGAGCCAAAGcaaccccacattaaagaggaggagGAACCCCATACTTGTTGCATTAAGGAAGAAAATGAGTCACAGCCCACTCCCTCATTACAGAGAAAGATAAGTCATAactccccccacattaaagaggagtcTCAGCCACCCCActttaaagaagaagaggaggaacacagcatcagtcaggagggagagcatcttgaaagactggaggaggttgatgtccCCAGGATGCCATTAACTGGTgtgattgtgaagagtgaagatgatgaggtcaaaggtgaaagtgaggagaagagagaggtggAGCCTCCaggcagcagctcaactcaacacatgacaacagaagctgatggagaccactgtggaggatcacaagcagacaggCTCTTAGCTCCATTATCAGATAGTgacgacacaacgtcacactctcctgacactgaggATGAAGACTCTAAcgctgataagacatgtcacactgacaacacacgctttacatgttctcactgtgacaaaacattTAATCACCAAAGTTATctgaaagcacacatgagaagacacactggagaGATGCtcttttcttgttcaatctgtggaaaaggttttacacaaagacagtgtttgaaaaaacacacaagaatacacactggagaaaaaccttttcgctgttcaatctgcggtaaaggttttgtacaaagtcacGATTTGaagagacacatgagaacacacactggagaaaaaccatatCCCTGTTcaagctgcaaaaaaatattttctgaccGATCAGCACTTGTTaaacacacaagaacacacactggtgaaaaaactGTTGCATGTTCAGACTGCAACAAAAGCTTTTGTGGCCGATCAAACCTTGTAGCTCACATGAGAATACACAGTGGTgagaaacctttttcctgttcagtctgtggtaaagattttactcaaagGCAGCATTTGATAAcacacacgagaacacacactggagaaaaacctttttcctgctcagaatgtggtagagAATTTGGACAAAACAAAGTGCTGAAAGAACACATGAAAATACataccggagaaaaacctttttcttgttcagtcTGCGATAAAGTTTTTGTACGGAGACAatatttaaaagtacacatgaaaatgcacactggagaaaaaacttTGTCTTGTTCAATATGCGGTAAAAGTTTTAAAGATGCTGACTGTTTGAAAATTCACATGGAaatgcacactggagaaaaaccttttacctgtACAATCTGCTGTAAGCATTTTATGCGAAGACGATATGTAAAAATTCACATGAGAACTCACactggagagaaagtgttgagttgcagtgtgtgtgatgaaagattctcttataagtaccagtgtaagaaacacaagtgtgctggtgaaaacagcagcagcaaatga
- the LOC133620985 gene encoding uncharacterized protein yields the protein MEQEELQPSHTKDEEKDTLTPHFKEEEEAPQNRHLKKEEKDPLTLHVKGEEEAPETPHLKKEEEEPKSPHLKEEEEEHSISQEGEHVEGLEEFDVIKMPLTGVMMKSEDDEDKREAEPPSSSSTQHMTTEADGDHCGRSQADKLLAPLSDSDDTTSHSPDTDDEDSKADKTCHTDNTPLICSHCGKTFKQPSYLKIHMRKHTGEKPFSCSECGKGFARKNVLKEHMQTHTGEKPFSCSICSKDFAKKQYLKIHTRMHTGEKPFSCSVCGKCFIQGQYLKVHMRTHTGEKPFTCSVCGKSFTQSQCLKIHMGTHTGQKPFTCSVCGKSFVQSNNLTKHMKIHTGEKPFSCSVCGKGFVQGQYLKIHMRKHTGEKPFSCSICDKRFTQSQCLKRHTLLHTGEEPFTCSICGKGFVQKQKFKEHMRTHTGEKVFSCSVCDERFSYKYQCKKHKCAGENSSSK from the coding sequence ATGGAGCAGGAGGAGCTGCAGCCCTCCCACACTAAAGATGAAGAGAAAGACACACTGACTCCccactttaaagaggaagaggaggcacCACAGAACCGGCACCTTAAAAAGGAAGAGAAGGACCCACTGACCCTCCATGTTAAAGGGGAAGAGGAGGCGCCAGAGACCCCACACCTTAAAAAGGAAGAAGAGGAGCCAAAATCCCCTCacttgaaagaggaagaggaggaacacagcatcagtcaggagggagagcatgttgaaggactggaggagttTGATGTCATCAAGATGCCATTGACTGGTGTGAtgatgaagagtgaagatgatgaggacaagagagaggcggagcctccaagcagcagctcaactcaacacatgacaacagaagctgatggagaccactgtggacgatcacaagcagacaagctcttagctccactatcagatagtgacgacacaacgtcacactctcctgacactgatgatgaagactctaaagctgataagacatgtcacactgacaacacaccctTGATATGTTCTCACTGTGGCAAAACCTTTAAACAACCTAGTTatctgaaaatacacatgagaaaacacactggagaaaaaccgttttcatgctcagaatgtggtaaaggttttgcacggaaaaatgttttaaaagaacacatgcaaacacacactggtgaaaaacccttttcctgctcAATCTGCAGTAAGGATTTTGCAAAAAAACAGTATTTAAAAATACACACGAGaatgcacactggagaaaaacctttttcttgttcagtctgtggtaaatGTTTTATACAAGGtcaatatttgaaagtacacatgagaacacacaccggagaaaaaccttttacctgttcagtctgtggtaaaaGTTTCACACAAAGTCAGTGTTTGAAAATACACATGGGAACACACACTGGACAAAAACCTTTTACTTGTTCAgtgtgtggtaaaagttttgttcAAAGTAACAATTTGACAAAACACATGAaaatacatactggagagaaacctttttcctgttcagtctgtggtaaaggttttgtacaaggtcaatatttgaaaatacacatgagaaagcacactggagaaaaacctttttcttgttcaatctgtgatAAACGGTTTACACAAAGTCAATGTTTGAAAAGACACACCCTATTACACACCGGTGAAGAACCCTttacctgttcaatctgtggtaaaggctttgtacaaaaacaaaaatttaaggaacacatgagaacacacactggtgagaaagtgtttagttgcagtgtgtgtgatgaaagattctcttataagtaccagtgtaagaaacacaagtgtgctggtgagaacagcagcagcaagtgA